The genomic segment GGTTGGATCCGCTAATGGCATCAGTTTGGCAGATGTCAACCTTGGAACCTGCAATTTGTTAATAACAGCAGTTTTAACCTTAAGCAGCCATCACTATTTCATCTTAATATTGGACAAAAGTGAATCAAGATCTAGCAAGAGACTGTAGAAAATTTAGTTGTTGTCCTcaatagaaaatttaaagaagatttCGGGCTAGCTTGCGGGCACAACAACTAATTTTATGGGATACATGCTACCTCTCACCAGCAACAAGTACCAAGTAATTCTGTCTACCAAGACTTAGACAAATAGAAAGAAATCCCCTTGTGTTTTGGCCTCCTCTAAGATTGAACATGAGACCTCGTGATTCTAAACTCACTTAATtaaccactaggccacaccctttgGTGATCACATATCAGGTACGTATTTGGTCAGCAAGATAAACAACATAAGAATAAAAAGATTGAAAGAATACTATTTGTACAAAATTCTTGCTTATGCCAGTAATTAAGGACTCTTGATATACCTTGCACATGcaacacaaaagaaaaatcatcatCTACAACTAATGGACAGGAAAGGCCAATTTGCAACACATGTATTATATGCTGGCACTGATCCTGGATAATGAGAATTGTTTCTTCTATATACCATTACATTTGATCTCAAGTATGCAAAAGAGCTATAATGTTGCCTTGAGGATCAAATTATACTTGTTACACTTTATCATCATGGAACCACCACCTCATTTCTTTGGAGATCTGTCATTTCTACAATTCTTGACATACTGGTCGTTATCTTCATGGCGTTGCTGCACGGGTAATCGAAATCAATAAGTATTAAAGTTAACTAGCCAGAGAAGCTCAGAGGAAGAATTTTGCGGATTGCATATTTTTCAGAGAACGCAATATAGACAGGTTTTGGAATACTTGGCATAGAAATAAAAGACgaggaaatgagaaaaagagTCTCTTATGTTTGgtagtaggttcaaaatagccCCTTAAGTATCACCTGAGCAGTTTTGGTCATTCATGACACGAAAAATAGTTGGTCATTGCTACAACCTCCAGTTCATAATTTCAAGATATGTATATTTACTATTTCTTGTATTGGGAAACCTTGACCCCAGGAGAGGATTGTGGTGTTGGACTTTGTTGGGTATATCATCATTCATCAATGGCACTCTCAGAAGTTGAATTTTTTATGAATCACTTAGGTAAAGAAGAGAACATAAAAGACAGGCGTTTGATGGAATTGGAACATATACTAATGGAGTAAATTGCAACTACCATACTATAATTGTACGATCCAAATATAATCAAACAGAAGCttcttttatataattgtggtGTTGAGCCAGCTTGCACGCACGACGACAAGTTCCACGGTTACCTACTACCTCTCACCAAAAAGGGTACCAGATCACTCTATCTACTAAAACTTGAGACATATGGTAACAAATACCTAATGTTTTTTTTCCTCCGCTGAAATTTGAACCTAAGACCTCATTGATAATTCTGGCAATCTATTTCCCCCTCGAGATCTTTGTTTGTACAATTATACATGCTCATGGAAATGGAATTTATCTTACCTTTTAAAACGATGTCATGCATTGACAGCATAACCAACAATCCCTATGTCATTTTCTGATTTATTGACTGGTTGGGCAAAATGAACAGTACGCAAGAAATTGATCTTTAAGAAGAGAAACAAGTCAAACTACAAGGGAAATATTGTACTTTATACTCACAAGAACTTGATAAATCCAAAACCCATTACAAGATCGAAATTAAATTAGTTCTTGCTGATACAAAGATAAACTCACCACATAGGTATATTAGTGAGTGTACACACACGCGTACATATACGTCTATGTAGAAATCAGGCATATTAGACTGATGCACTACCGATGTGTTTAGCAATTTCCTGCTGCAGCTCATCCTTTTTGGCTCCTACAACTGTACCGACGATATTACCCTCCTTGATGAACTTGAAAGTTGGCATTGCCTCCACAGCCCAATCAGTAGCGACCGACTGTAAAACGGAAATAAGACATGAATACTTGTAATCAATCATCTGGATTGGAAATCCTAAAATATTGGCTACATAGGAATCATTAATAGGTGCAAGTTTAAGGAACCCAAGCTTCCAAATGTACCGCGTTAGGTTCAAATGTAAAATTTACCTTCAATTCATCCACATCCACTTTCAGGAAGGTAACATTGGGTAGTTTCTTTGCCAATTCCGCCAAGAATGGGGCAATGAACCGACAGGGACCACACCAAGAAGCAGTGAAGTCCACGACTATCTGCGACAACATTAATTTGAATAAATTGAAGTGAAGAGACAGAAGGAAAATAGCTAGTAAAGCACTCTATGTATTCTTAACTTTCAGCTTTTCAATTTGCACTCAGAATGGGAATTATCCTTTTCTCACAATATATCGCCGATCTTCGTAATGTAGTAAAACTAATTGCCTGACATAATATAACCAATGAACTCAAGAATAATTGATGCCTTTTATGCTCATAAATTCATTAATAATAAGCTCATAAAATGTGGAGAGGAAGTTGTGTTTGAGTTGGCATTTAGCTGATCTTAAATGCTATCTTTTTCATTAGAACAGAGAGGGAAAATACTCTCAACACTTGAGCAGATAAGAACATGAGGGGTAGACCTGCAGCTCCAAGGATGACGATTCACCAACTGACGTAGTATAGACACTAGAAGTGATGAATCCATGGTACGCTCACTTGATCCCCTCCTTACTTTAAGAATTATGGAAAACAATAGAAACAGACAAACGAGATCATCACAAAGTTGACAAATGCAACAACTGACGAAAAGGTCCATTCAGACCTACAACAAGAGCACagcttctcttttcttttaatgtcACAACGCCTGGAGGCAATATTAAGACCAAAGGCAGGGTTGGAAATATGAATCCTGCGGGGACAAATGCCAAGTATTTAAGTGAAAAAGGGTAGAGGGGTGGGCccattatccaccgagtttcGGACCATGCACCTTTAGCCTTCAAGGATTTCTCAGTTTATAAAAAAAGGAGGGCGTTAGAACCGTGCACGCAAGTACTTTCTCCTCCACTCTCCAAAAAAGGGTGGTGGCAGGAAGAGGAGGATGGGAAAGAATCGATTATAGATAAATTAGTTGAGGAAAGGAATTACAATCTCAATCCTTACAGAGGAAACAGTCCCAAGAAATGAAAAACAATATCATGTGAAAGCCCAGATGATCCCAACGTCA from the Lycium ferocissimum isolate CSIRO_LF1 chromosome 11, AGI_CSIRO_Lferr_CH_V1, whole genome shotgun sequence genome contains:
- the LOC132036892 gene encoding thioredoxin H-type 2-like — encoded protein: MAEEGQVLGIHTVDAWNEQLQKGIETKNLIVVDFTASWCGPCRFIAPFLAELAKKLPNVTFLKVDVDELKSVATDWAVEAMPTFKFIKEGNIVGTVVGAKKDELQQEIAKHIGSASV